A genomic stretch from Schistosoma haematobium chromosome 4, whole genome shotgun sequence includes:
- the CCDC86 gene encoding coiled-coil domain containing 86 (EggNog:ENOG410VFSG~COG:S), translating into MSCTVRGKPKSGRTWKTVRTAKHSAIKKDKGIRTSFQVRRKIEAEIKKIRNESIERKKAKDELKRMKRLKEEEKHQRKLENERRSEIVVPITNPAKLKRLRKKQIRTIVTR; encoded by the exons ATGAGTTGTACAGTTAGGGGGAAGCCGAAGTCAGGCCGTACTTGGAAAACAGTTCGTACTGCGAA ACACAGTGCAATTAAAAAAGACAAAGGTATACGTACATCATTTCAAGTTCGTAGAAAAATTGAagcagaaattaaaaaaattcgtAATGAATCTATTGAACGAAAAAAAGCAAAAGATGAATTAAAAAGAATGAAACGTTTAAAAGAAGAAGAGAAACATCAACGTAAATTAGAAAACGAACGTCGTTCAGAAATTGTTGTACCA ATAACAAACCCGGCAAAACTAAAACGTTtacgaaaaaaacaaataagaacAATTGTAACACGATGA